The Beijerinckiaceae bacterium RH AL1 genome has a segment encoding these proteins:
- a CDS encoding dTDP-4-dehydrorhamnose 3,5-epimerase (source:Prodigal:2.6;~ID:RHAL1_00375): MTFEETDIAGVWRVGLSPHIDERGFFARTFCSDEFAAHGLPAHFEQSSLSRNTAAGTLRGMHYQAAPHAEAKFVRCVRGSIFDVAVDLRPDSPTRGRWVGETLSAENGLGLYLAPGLAHGFQTLEDDSDVLYQITPAFRAGHGAGVRWNDPAFGITWPLPAQHLSERDATYPDWAP, encoded by the coding sequence ATGACCTTCGAGGAAACGGACATCGCCGGCGTCTGGCGCGTCGGACTTTCGCCGCATATCGACGAGCGCGGCTTTTTCGCCCGCACGTTTTGCAGCGACGAGTTCGCGGCCCATGGCCTGCCCGCGCATTTCGAGCAGTCGAGCCTGTCGCGTAATACCGCCGCCGGCACGCTCCGCGGGATGCACTACCAAGCCGCGCCTCATGCCGAAGCGAAGTTCGTAAGATGTGTTCGCGGGTCGATCTTCGACGTCGCCGTCGATCTCCGACCTGACTCCCCGACGCGGGGTCGATGGGTCGGCGAAACGCTGAGCGCCGAGAACGGTCTCGGTCTCTATCTGGCACCGGGGCTGGCGCACGGTTTCCAGACGCTCGAGGACGACTCCGACGTGCTCTACCAGATCACGCCGGCCTTTCGAGCGGGTCACGGCGCTGGCGTGCGCTGGAACGATCCGGCCTTCGGCATCACTTGGCCGCTCCCTGCCCAGCACCTCTCGGAGCGCGATGCAACCTACCCGGATTGGGCGCCTTGA
- a CDS encoding NAD-dependent epimerase/dehydratase (fragment) (ID:RHAL1_00374;~source:Prodigal:2.6) translates to MASVRPTHLLHLAWTATPGRFWTDTANLQWSAATLSLFQAFRSHGGSRAVMAGTGAEYAWTGSSPLRESDETAPHTLYGIAKDATRRMVCAAGETAGVPVAWGRIFWLYGPAEPPGRLVSDVARALVCGEVVETTEGRQARDFLHVDDVAGAFLCALASDWHGPFNIGSGRAVPVRELVEALAAASGRPELVRFGIRPTPATDPARVEADVSVLRDILKFRPETSLEKGLAETYAWWLAQQS, encoded by the coding sequence ATGGCGAGCGTGCGACCGACGCACCTCCTGCATCTGGCCTGGACCGCGACGCCCGGCCGGTTCTGGACCGATACAGCCAACCTGCAGTGGTCTGCCGCGACGCTTTCCCTGTTCCAGGCGTTCCGGAGCCACGGCGGCAGTCGCGCGGTCATGGCCGGCACGGGGGCAGAATACGCGTGGACGGGATCATCGCCGCTGCGCGAGAGCGACGAGACCGCGCCGCACACCCTCTACGGGATCGCCAAGGACGCGACCCGGCGCATGGTCTGCGCCGCCGGCGAGACAGCCGGCGTCCCTGTCGCATGGGGGCGGATCTTCTGGCTGTACGGGCCCGCCGAGCCACCCGGCCGTTTGGTCTCCGACGTTGCGCGGGCTCTCGTCTGCGGCGAGGTCGTGGAAACCACCGAGGGACGACAGGCCCGCGACTTTCTGCACGTCGACGATGTCGCCGGGGCTTTCTTGTGCGCGCTCGCGTCCGACTGGCACGGCCCGTTCAATATCGGCTCCGGTCGAGCAGTCCCGGTGCGGGAGCTCGTCGAGGCATTGGCCGCAGCGTCCGGCCGTCCCGAACTCGTGCGCTTCGGAATACGGCCGACGCCAGCCACCGATCCGGCTCGTGTCGAGGCCGATGTCAGCGTCTTGCGCGACATCCTCAAGTTTCGACCCGAGACGTCTCTCGAAAAAGGTCTGGCGGAGACTTACGCGTGGTGGCTTGCGCAGCAAAGCTAA
- a CDS encoding protein of unknown function (ID:RHAL1_00372;~source:Prodigal:2.6), with protein sequence MNRYHDIKGSPEEALLHFVQYGLEEGRFPSKEEEFKKQWFGVFNPEWYRSHYDDVRAHNVDPWEHFVRHGYGEGRFPNGYAAALYSKFDGAWYQQAYPDVAQSSMLPWDHYVAYGIGEGRLPHPTIAHPALPDTSPEANSERESNDADGALKAADYNGPFNSAWYLARYPDVAAAGADAFAHYINYGRFEGRLPSPESDDESIWGVRFDAEWYKARNPDVEQSGSDPFNHFINCGILEGRAPNPYEEPREAWDKTRFDREWYLARNGDVAATGGDPLEHYLLYGIREHRKAHPHQRSIGAPVRQAEIDLIKDEPLRSKEAVLFVTHSPDGLIKPHVHTYLKSFDRAGVDIVLIVARDASFSDPADACISISKKVYVRENVGFDFSAWAHVFLLLEALRGKSVLYLTNDSMFGPLNHAGFEAMVERIRKSSADLIGLTENSERGRHLQSYFLAIKSRLLQSQAFGDYIDNIVSLRNKNEVVNEYETQISPTFEALGYRTEALFKSHSQINPTLFAWKELIRDGFPFVKVATIRERHAGVDKFGWRELLEGEGYDTSLIEHVLAGYARRTRRAGRTLSVEKFNFRQGALAELHTFLASNDRIRLPNAQHPKVTIVIVMYNEAELSLLCLRSMAAGHFRDVEVIIVDNFSTDDTYLLLKRVDGARIIRNIEDLYFLRAANQAAAKARGSMLLFVNNDTYLAANALRYGVETMESADDIGVVGGMLIHPSGRLQEAGAVIWSNGDCQGFRRGDDPSAAVYGYRRDVDYCSGAYMLVRRDVFEELGRFDQIYAPAYYEEADLCMRVRRHGFRIVYDPRVVVDHYEFASASSDDEPSVLMRRNRAIFIERHASALGRRHLPLGSDMMLARTSDRQRPVVLVIEDLLPFEAYGAGFPRTLKIVQALVRIGFAVQYYSVHQAQFDASQDRAKLPVDVEFIVGADRPPSVVDVLRERIATAAALIVCRPANMKTVKALVADDVGLFAGKPIIYDAEALCAPREVARTEELRKEGISWVPAMDLAEELSLPSDADCVIAVNEAEAQSFRSAGHLNVHVASTALPLQASIADFQHRSTILFVGRLDHDSTPNVQSLRWFVREAWPRVSSTLGSSARLVIAGTLGAKWLETIEDLSIDVLGPVDDLSPLFEQAKIFIAPARFAAGIPLKVLETASRGVPAVISPLLAKQLGWAAGKECLASESADGFADACISLFQDKRLWTNIRQEALDCIADAYTEEAFQAQIARSLTSVGVRGPAPAAKRERPLPQPALSEMPVQRETTVVYLARGAGDDYEASFDRFVGSYARHPAGMDHRLVVLMKGFRSEIDAARERRRFESLGARVLDVDDAGLDIGAYIAAAREIESEYLCFLNTHAEILADNWLSALYEHVRRDDVGVVGATGSLETLESPGVPRTTFPNPHIRSNAFMLKRSLFLDLAGSLTIRDKVDAYIFESGADSFTRRIVGRGLETLVVGKNGRAYQPYDWVRSDTFRLGEQSNLLVADNQTRRYAEGDREEREMLYRFAWGDVARITALTQ encoded by the coding sequence ATGAATCGGTATCACGATATAAAAGGCTCACCCGAAGAAGCCTTGCTGCATTTTGTTCAATACGGTTTAGAAGAGGGTCGATTTCCGTCAAAGGAAGAAGAATTCAAAAAGCAGTGGTTCGGTGTATTTAATCCCGAATGGTACAGGTCGCATTACGATGATGTAAGAGCGCATAACGTCGATCCGTGGGAACACTTCGTCAGGCACGGATACGGCGAGGGGCGCTTTCCCAACGGCTATGCAGCCGCGCTTTACAGTAAATTCGACGGCGCTTGGTATCAGCAGGCCTATCCCGATGTGGCGCAATCCTCGATGCTCCCGTGGGATCATTACGTCGCATACGGTATAGGTGAAGGTCGTCTGCCGCATCCGACCATCGCACATCCGGCTTTGCCCGACACCTCGCCAGAAGCGAACAGCGAGCGCGAAAGCAACGACGCCGACGGAGCGCTCAAGGCTGCCGATTACAACGGGCCGTTCAACAGCGCATGGTATCTTGCCCGCTATCCCGATGTGGCCGCGGCGGGCGCCGATGCATTTGCTCACTACATAAACTACGGCCGTTTTGAGGGGCGACTCCCTTCGCCGGAAAGCGACGACGAATCCATCTGGGGCGTCCGCTTCGATGCGGAATGGTACAAGGCGCGTAACCCGGATGTCGAGCAGTCGGGCAGCGACCCCTTCAATCATTTCATCAACTGCGGAATCCTGGAAGGACGTGCGCCGAACCCCTACGAGGAGCCGCGCGAAGCCTGGGACAAAACACGGTTCGATCGAGAATGGTATCTCGCCCGCAATGGCGACGTCGCCGCAACCGGCGGCGATCCTCTCGAGCACTATCTGCTCTACGGGATACGCGAGCACCGTAAAGCGCACCCCCACCAACGCTCCATCGGCGCTCCCGTCAGACAGGCCGAGATCGATCTCATCAAGGACGAGCCGCTCAGAAGCAAGGAGGCCGTTCTCTTCGTCACGCATTCCCCCGATGGCCTCATCAAGCCGCATGTCCATACATACCTGAAGTCGTTCGATAGGGCCGGCGTCGATATCGTCCTCATCGTGGCGCGAGATGCGTCCTTCTCCGACCCCGCAGACGCCTGCATCTCGATCTCGAAGAAGGTGTATGTCCGCGAGAACGTAGGTTTCGATTTTTCCGCCTGGGCGCACGTGTTCCTCCTGCTGGAGGCGCTGCGCGGCAAATCCGTTTTGTATCTCACAAACGACAGCATGTTCGGCCCCCTCAATCATGCCGGCTTCGAGGCCATGGTCGAGCGCATCCGCAAGAGCTCCGCCGATCTGATCGGGCTGACGGAGAACTCCGAGCGCGGTCGTCACCTCCAGAGCTACTTTCTCGCGATCAAGTCGCGTTTGCTTCAATCACAAGCTTTTGGCGATTACATCGATAACATCGTTTCGCTTCGTAACAAGAACGAAGTCGTCAACGAGTACGAAACGCAGATCTCGCCGACTTTCGAAGCGCTCGGTTACCGAACCGAAGCGCTCTTCAAGTCGCACTCGCAGATCAACCCAACGCTGTTCGCCTGGAAGGAGCTCATCCGCGACGGCTTTCCGTTCGTCAAGGTCGCGACGATCCGCGAGCGTCATGCGGGGGTCGACAAGTTCGGCTGGCGGGAGCTTCTCGAGGGCGAGGGGTACGACACGAGCCTCATCGAGCATGTGCTCGCCGGCTACGCGCGACGCACGAGACGAGCCGGGCGTACGCTGTCGGTCGAGAAGTTCAACTTCCGCCAGGGCGCCCTCGCGGAGCTGCATACCTTCCTGGCTTCGAACGACCGCATCCGCCTTCCGAATGCCCAACATCCCAAGGTCACGATCGTCATCGTCATGTACAACGAGGCGGAGCTTTCGCTCCTGTGCCTCCGGTCAATGGCAGCTGGCCATTTCAGGGATGTGGAAGTCATCATCGTCGACAACTTCTCCACCGACGACACATACCTGCTCTTGAAGCGCGTGGACGGCGCTAGAATCATCCGCAATATCGAGGATCTGTACTTCTTGAGAGCGGCCAACCAGGCCGCCGCCAAGGCCAGGGGCAGCATGCTCCTTTTCGTCAACAACGACACCTACCTCGCCGCAAACGCCCTGCGCTACGGTGTCGAGACGATGGAGAGTGCCGACGATATCGGCGTGGTCGGCGGAATGTTGATCCATCCGAGCGGGCGCCTGCAGGAGGCCGGGGCCGTCATCTGGTCGAATGGTGACTGCCAGGGCTTTCGCCGCGGCGACGATCCGTCCGCTGCCGTCTACGGATATCGCCGCGACGTCGACTACTGCTCAGGCGCCTATATGCTGGTGCGGCGCGACGTGTTCGAGGAGCTCGGACGCTTCGATCAAATCTATGCGCCTGCCTACTATGAAGAAGCCGATCTCTGCATGAGGGTTCGCCGGCACGGCTTCCGGATCGTCTACGACCCACGCGTCGTCGTCGACCATTACGAGTTCGCCAGCGCGTCCTCGGACGACGAGCCATCCGTCCTGATGCGCCGCAACCGCGCCATCTTCATCGAGCGGCACGCCTCCGCTCTCGGTCGTCGGCATCTCCCTCTCGGCAGCGATATGATGCTGGCGCGTACGTCGGACCGTCAGCGCCCGGTCGTGCTGGTCATCGAGGACCTGCTGCCCTTCGAGGCTTACGGTGCGGGTTTCCCGCGCACCTTGAAGATCGTCCAAGCCTTGGTCCGGATTGGGTTTGCCGTCCAATATTATTCTGTGCATCAGGCGCAATTCGACGCCAGCCAAGATCGCGCCAAGCTCCCCGTGGACGTCGAGTTCATCGTCGGTGCCGATCGTCCCCCCAGCGTTGTCGATGTTCTTCGAGAGCGGATCGCGACGGCCGCCGCGCTGATCGTTTGTCGTCCTGCCAACATGAAGACCGTGAAGGCGCTCGTGGCGGATGACGTTGGGCTCTTTGCGGGCAAGCCGATCATCTACGACGCGGAGGCCTTATGCGCCCCGCGTGAAGTCGCGCGCACGGAGGAGCTTCGCAAGGAGGGCATCTCCTGGGTGCCCGCTATGGATTTGGCCGAAGAGCTGTCGTTGCCATCCGACGCGGACTGCGTGATCGCGGTGAATGAAGCCGAAGCACAGTCGTTCAGAAGCGCCGGCCACCTCAATGTCCATGTCGCGAGCACGGCACTCCCCCTGCAAGCCAGCATCGCAGACTTTCAGCATCGAAGCACGATCCTGTTCGTCGGTCGTCTCGACCACGACAGCACCCCGAATGTGCAGTCCTTGAGATGGTTTGTGCGCGAAGCTTGGCCTCGCGTTTCGAGCACGCTGGGTTCCTCGGCTCGCTTGGTCATTGCGGGCACGCTCGGCGCGAAATGGCTCGAGACGATCGAGGACCTGTCGATCGATGTTTTGGGTCCCGTCGACGACCTATCGCCACTCTTCGAGCAGGCCAAGATATTCATAGCGCCCGCACGCTTCGCCGCCGGGATCCCTTTGAAGGTGCTCGAGACGGCTTCTCGAGGTGTGCCGGCTGTCATATCGCCGCTGCTGGCCAAGCAACTTGGCTGGGCAGCCGGCAAAGAATGCCTGGCGTCCGAGAGCGCTGATGGTTTCGCGGACGCCTGCATATCGCTCTTCCAGGACAAGCGCCTCTGGACGAACATTCGGCAGGAAGCCCTGGATTGCATTGCCGACGCTTACACCGAGGAGGCATTTCAGGCCCAGATCGCGCGCTCCCTTACCAGTGTCGGGGTTCGTGGACCGGCCCCGGCGGCCAAGCGCGAGCGGCCTTTGCCTCAGCCCGCGCTGAGCGAGATGCCGGTGCAGCGAGAAACCACCGTCGTCTACCTGGCACGAGGTGCGGGGGACGACTACGAAGCGTCATTCGACAGATTTGTGGGATCGTACGCGCGGCACCCCGCGGGAATGGACCACAGGCTCGTCGTCCTGATGAAAGGCTTCAGGTCGGAGATCGATGCTGCACGGGAGCGTCGACGCTTCGAGTCGCTCGGTGCCCGCGTGCTGGACGTCGACGATGCCGGTCTCGACATCGGAGCCTACATCGCCGCGGCGAGGGAGATCGAAAGCGAGTATCTCTGCTTTCTCAACACTCATGCTGAGATACTCGCCGACAATTGGCTCTCGGCACTCTACGAGCATGTTCGCCGCGACGACGTCGGCGTCGTGGGAGCAACAGGATCACTCGAGACCCTGGAATCGCCCGGCGTTCCACGTACGACTTTTCCCAACCCGCACATCCGCTCGAACGCCTTTATGTTGAAGCGTTCGCTCTTCCTCGATCTCGCCGGAAGCTTGACCATTCGCGACAAGGTGGATGCGTATATCTTCGAGAGCGGCGCGGACAGCTTCACGCGGCGTATCGTCGGCAGGGGCCTGGAAACCCTTGTGGTTGGCAAGAACGGTCGCGCCTACCAGCCGTACGATTGGGTGAGAAGCGACACTTTCCGCCTCGGCGAGCAGTCCAATCTCCTCGTGGCCGACAATCAGACGCGGCGATATGCCGAAGGCGATCGCGAGGAGCGGGAGATGCTATACCGCTTTGCATGGGGAGATGTGGCCAGGATCACAGCTCTGACGCAGTGA
- a CDS encoding SAM-dependent methyltransferase (ID:RHAL1_00376;~source:Prodigal:2.6) yields MSRSCRFCGAPLGITFADLGMSPISNSFVPASEAQSMEPFYPLHAFVCESCFLVQLIDFEKAENLFPNDYAYFSSYSESWLRHAETYAKETIARESLGSASMVVELASNDGYLLQYFKQAGVQVLGVEPTTNTAKVALEKRGIPSEVAFFGKETATRLRDRGVLADVMAANNVLAHVPDINDFVSGYPIILKPDGVANIEFPHLLSQIENHQFDTIYHEHFSYLSFTIARKIFAAHGMRVYDVAELSTHGGSLRLFVCHDGCARRPDTPRVAAMLEREASAGLGDIDTYRRFSDNVTTIKYDLLDFLIAAKRAGKSVVGYGAPAKGNTLLNYCGVRSDLLEFTVDRSPYKIGKLLPGVRVPIHDPSALIERRPDYVLILPWNLKDEIVDQMAEVRSWGGKFVTPIPYLQIHE; encoded by the coding sequence ATGAGCCGCAGTTGCCGCTTCTGCGGTGCCCCTCTCGGCATCACCTTCGCCGATCTCGGAATGTCGCCGATCTCGAACAGTTTCGTGCCGGCCTCCGAAGCGCAGTCGATGGAGCCCTTCTATCCGCTGCACGCCTTCGTCTGCGAGTCGTGTTTCCTCGTGCAGCTGATCGACTTCGAGAAGGCGGAGAACCTCTTCCCGAACGACTACGCCTATTTCTCCTCCTACTCGGAGTCGTGGCTGCGTCATGCCGAGACGTACGCGAAGGAGACGATCGCGCGCGAGTCGCTCGGCTCTGCTTCGATGGTGGTCGAGCTCGCGTCCAATGACGGCTACCTGTTGCAATACTTCAAGCAGGCAGGCGTGCAGGTCCTCGGCGTCGAGCCGACTACCAACACAGCGAAAGTCGCGCTGGAGAAACGCGGCATACCGAGCGAAGTGGCGTTCTTCGGCAAGGAGACGGCGACGCGGCTACGCGATCGCGGCGTTCTCGCGGACGTCATGGCCGCCAACAACGTGCTGGCGCATGTCCCCGACATCAACGATTTTGTCTCAGGCTACCCGATCATCCTGAAGCCCGATGGCGTTGCGAACATCGAGTTCCCTCACCTGTTGAGCCAGATCGAGAACCACCAGTTCGACACGATCTATCACGAGCACTTCAGCTATCTGTCCTTCACGATCGCACGCAAGATTTTCGCTGCCCACGGGATGCGCGTCTACGACGTGGCGGAGCTGTCGACCCACGGCGGTTCACTCCGGCTTTTCGTCTGCCATGACGGATGCGCTCGTCGGCCCGACACCCCGCGCGTCGCCGCTATGCTCGAGCGCGAAGCCTCGGCCGGCCTCGGCGACATCGACACGTACCGCCGCTTTTCCGACAACGTGACGACGATCAAGTACGATCTTCTCGATTTCCTGATCGCGGCGAAGCGAGCCGGAAAGTCGGTCGTCGGCTACGGTGCGCCGGCAAAAGGCAACACGCTGCTCAACTATTGCGGTGTCAGGAGCGATCTTCTGGAGTTTACGGTCGATCGCAGCCCTTACAAGATCGGCAAGCTGCTTCCCGGCGTGCGCGTGCCGATCCACGATCCATCGGCGCTGATCGAACGTCGCCCGGACTACGTCTTGATCTTGCCTTGGAATCTAAAGGACGAGATCGTGGATCAGATGGCCGAGGTGCGGAGCTGGGGCGGAAAGTTCGTGACGCCGATCCCCTACTTGCAGATCCACGAATGA
- a CDS encoding protein of unknown function (ID:RHAL1_00370;~source:Prodigal:2.6), whose product MLAIDNERCAAVFDWLTHFGAQARGPQAFTWQDPFDEQPDGWLAAASLPGLPIAWACRERAGKLRADGRDEDARAAEEAHRQAVTHLKQNLYLQGQLKRELLARLPLEDAAAIMAHALDADRAPLLGRGRLRAARDFVRDNGLFYAEIEQPQTFPIAWPKVFGPSEGSTVQAIGRTAFVGVVADATVRHRSSLVRVGDAFLLDAQDEELDEIPIHLHVDPHVMDRRDDEIIAFEPVGGETLRLTEAVHLGGVPSRAFGHWLIQFLPKYFAARFSGLLPPVPVLIDAECPRSHREALEFFLADDVEIVEMPERASARVERLWLLGDWLYVPLCPVPGQELGPRRLSLPPQATAELVRKLVAGCRLERHGEAGRLFLARRPDRHRKLINHQRIEDVAVRHGFKIVYLEDHSFAEQIALIRGAEDIAGPDGSSHLMCMFAVPGTKLTMLSHPFLENNASLIAILDAVGLDTLLLQGRCVREDVGYRRFSDYAIDEAEFEAALLR is encoded by the coding sequence ATGCTGGCGATCGACAACGAGCGGTGTGCGGCGGTCTTCGACTGGCTCACGCACTTCGGCGCGCAAGCGCGAGGTCCGCAAGCTTTCACGTGGCAAGACCCCTTCGATGAGCAGCCGGACGGCTGGTTGGCCGCCGCGTCATTGCCCGGCCTGCCGATCGCATGGGCGTGCCGCGAGCGCGCTGGGAAGCTGAGGGCCGACGGCAGGGACGAGGACGCGCGCGCCGCGGAAGAAGCGCATCGCCAGGCGGTGACGCACCTGAAGCAGAATCTCTACCTGCAGGGTCAGCTCAAGCGAGAGCTATTGGCTCGCCTGCCGCTTGAGGACGCAGCAGCGATCATGGCGCATGCGCTCGATGCCGATCGTGCGCCGCTTCTCGGTCGAGGACGCTTGCGCGCGGCACGCGACTTCGTACGCGACAACGGGCTTTTCTACGCGGAGATCGAACAGCCGCAGACCTTTCCCATCGCCTGGCCGAAGGTCTTCGGGCCGTCGGAAGGAAGCACCGTGCAGGCGATCGGGCGCACGGCCTTCGTGGGTGTCGTCGCGGATGCCACCGTGCGCCATCGATCCAGCCTCGTTCGCGTCGGCGACGCGTTCCTTCTCGATGCGCAGGACGAGGAACTGGACGAAATTCCGATCCATCTCCACGTCGATCCACATGTCATGGATCGGCGCGATGACGAGATCATCGCGTTCGAGCCGGTCGGTGGAGAGACGCTCCGCTTGACGGAAGCCGTGCATCTCGGCGGCGTCCCCTCGCGCGCCTTTGGGCACTGGCTGATCCAATTTCTCCCAAAATACTTCGCGGCCCGTTTCTCCGGCCTTCTGCCACCTGTGCCTGTCCTGATCGATGCCGAGTGCCCTCGAAGCCATCGCGAAGCTCTCGAGTTTTTTCTTGCGGACGATGTTGAGATCGTCGAAATGCCCGAGAGGGCGTCGGCGCGCGTCGAACGGCTTTGGCTTCTCGGCGACTGGCTCTACGTGCCGCTTTGCCCCGTGCCGGGGCAAGAGCTCGGACCGAGAAGACTATCGCTGCCTCCGCAAGCGACAGCCGAACTCGTCCGCAAGCTTGTGGCAGGCTGCCGGCTCGAGAGACATGGCGAGGCGGGCCGGCTCTTCCTCGCGCGTCGCCCGGATCGACATCGCAAGCTGATCAATCACCAGCGGATCGAGGATGTCGCGGTGCGCCATGGGTTCAAGATCGTCTATCTTGAAGACCATTCGTTCGCGGAGCAGATCGCACTGATCCGTGGAGCGGAAGACATCGCTGGTCCCGACGGGTCGAGCCACCTCATGTGCATGTTCGCCGTCCCTGGAACGAAACTCACGATGCTGAGCCATCCGTTCTTGGAGAACAATGCCAGCCTCATCGCGATCCTCGATGCGGTCGGCCTCGACACCTTGCTGCTGCAAGGACGTTGCGTGAGGGAAGATGTGGGCTACCGACGCTTTTCCGACTACGCGATCGACGAGGCCGAGTTCGAGGCTGCACTGTTGCGATGA
- a CDS encoding hypothetical protein (ID:RHAL1_00373;~conserved protein of unknown function;~source:Prodigal:2.6), protein MDPRSIFPTYSSSAPSNQATLDILQGHWVSSFPPEMGVVAGNVAHFDQSVDSRVRDVALHFDFKDKSVLELGPLEAYQTKHLCDFGAHPVIAVESNDISYLKCLIVKEMMRIKADIVFGDALEYLKACQRKFDVIWASGILYHQTDPLEFLRLLCKLSDAFFVWTQYWTAESAAKFSNFDPARDKTFSSDGFEAICHYRSYEVSSKPISFSGGNEAFAYWMDGGDILNYVRSQGFLTGQERFAPDAPFGPAMSFFAQRTK, encoded by the coding sequence ATGGATCCGCGTTCCATTTTCCCGACCTATTCTTCCAGCGCGCCCAGCAACCAGGCTACGCTCGACATCCTCCAGGGGCATTGGGTCAGCTCCTTCCCCCCGGAAATGGGCGTCGTTGCCGGGAACGTCGCGCACTTCGATCAGAGTGTCGATTCGCGTGTGCGCGACGTCGCGCTTCATTTCGATTTCAAGGACAAGTCGGTATTGGAACTCGGCCCTTTGGAAGCGTATCAGACCAAGCATCTCTGCGACTTCGGCGCTCATCCGGTCATTGCTGTCGAGTCGAACGACATATCGTATTTGAAGTGTCTCATCGTCAAAGAAATGATGAGAATAAAGGCTGACATCGTGTTTGGAGATGCCTTGGAGTATTTGAAGGCGTGCCAGAGAAAATTCGATGTCATATGGGCCTCTGGTATCCTCTACCATCAGACCGACCCGCTGGAATTCCTTCGCCTCCTCTGCAAGCTTTCCGATGCGTTTTTCGTATGGACGCAATATTGGACAGCGGAAAGTGCTGCAAAATTTTCCAACTTCGATCCCGCGCGAGACAAGACCTTCTCAAGCGACGGATTCGAAGCGATTTGCCACTATCGAAGCTACGAGGTGTCGAGCAAGCCTATCAGCTTCTCTGGAGGTAACGAGGCCTTCGCGTATTGGATGGATGGCGGCGACATTCTCAACTACGTGCGATCGCAAGGCTTCTTGACGGGCCAGGAGCGGTTTGCGCCGGACGCGCCGTTTGGGCCTGCCATGTCGTTCTTCGCGCAACGGACTAAGTGA
- a CDS encoding hypothetical protein (ID:RHAL1_00371;~conserved protein of unknown function;~source:Prodigal:2.6) has product MSAGPEHLTAVVGVCDEVEIIGRCLDHLERQGVDSIVVVDMESRDGTRELLRAWRDAGRIALVERSNDSNINADYLQAGVDCARRHWDPTWILLQDADEFCLTASGNLKQAISGRCRGAFHIPRYNACLSSSLVDAFDAPGTLAFEAIDIWVAPQNLSRDKMNEDPDLLWSTGQPAPKVIAAAELVGSVTPGGHAILDRHGSPVPIVPLSDALIVHIPFLSFPRFARKISRVKDVLARDRSYFQRATGWHWRRWVEMLDAGTLEEEYDRQLMDSADFAAALRFGAVRRAEAQLVLFREGAKSDRSGVVAL; this is encoded by the coding sequence ATGAGCGCCGGCCCGGAACATCTGACGGCCGTCGTCGGCGTCTGCGACGAGGTCGAGATCATCGGACGCTGCCTCGATCACCTCGAGCGCCAAGGCGTCGACTCGATCGTCGTCGTCGACATGGAGTCGCGCGACGGAACGCGCGAGCTTCTGCGCGCCTGGCGGGATGCCGGCCGCATCGCTTTGGTCGAGCGAAGCAACGACAGCAACATCAATGCAGACTATCTTCAAGCGGGCGTCGACTGCGCGCGCAGGCATTGGGATCCGACCTGGATCCTGCTGCAGGACGCCGACGAATTCTGTCTCACGGCCTCAGGAAACCTGAAGCAGGCGATTTCGGGACGCTGCAGGGGCGCCTTCCACATCCCGCGGTACAACGCGTGTCTGTCGTCGAGCCTTGTCGACGCTTTCGATGCGCCGGGGACTTTGGCTTTCGAGGCAATCGATATCTGGGTGGCGCCGCAAAACCTGTCCCGGGACAAGATGAACGAGGACCCCGACCTGCTCTGGTCGACAGGCCAACCGGCGCCGAAGGTGATCGCCGCCGCCGAGCTCGTCGGCTCCGTGACGCCTGGCGGCCACGCCATCCTGGATCGCCACGGCAGCCCCGTCCCGATCGTGCCGCTATCGGACGCTTTGATCGTGCACATTCCGTTTCTTTCGTTTCCGCGGTTCGCGCGAAAGATCAGCCGAGTGAAGGACGTCCTCGCCCGAGATCGATCTTACTTCCAGCGCGCGACGGGCTGGCATTGGCGGCGATGGGTGGAGATGCTCGATGCGGGCACCCTTGAAGAAGAATACGATCGCCAGCTTATGGACAGCGCGGACTTTGCCGCTGCTCTCCGTTTCGGTGCCGTGCGGCGTGCGGAGGCGCAACTCGTTCTTTTTCGCGAGGGCGCGAAAAGCGATCGGTCGGGCGTCGTCGCGTTGTAA